In Sorghum bicolor cultivar BTx623 chromosome 10, Sorghum_bicolor_NCBIv3, whole genome shotgun sequence, one genomic interval encodes:
- the LOC8068782 gene encoding jasmonate O-methyltransferase isoform X1, with translation MASGLVVEETLHMVPGDGDTSYARNSTVQSDLQNKLKPMIEEAVASLLKDDGATANAYCSGMAIADLGCSSGPNTLVLVSMAIDAVRRHCSELQQEPPELCIHLNDLPSNDFNSVIRSLATYIKTQESSSPPVLASIVPGSFHGRLFNKRSLHLVCSTASFHWLSKAPEDLVRNGIPFYDRDEVVRRARRSIVIKAYARQFNDDFTRILHLRAQEMVPGGRMVFSLLGHRSDDKPESAILLLEFTNAILHEMASKGLIDNEKLDSFYIPIYGPSEKEVREIIEAEGSFSIDKMAVHESLDGIDAPKTAARALRAVMEAIIAQHFGPSADAMDEFLKITEKFIEMAPLDAFSPNKSSAFVAASLTRRT, from the exons ATGGCATCCGGACTAGTAGTTGAGGAAACTCTGCACATGGTTCCTGGAGACGGAGATACAAGCTACGCTCGCAACTCCACTGTCCAG AGTGACCTGCAAAACAAGCTAAAGCCAATGATAGAAGAAGCCGTGGCAAGCCTGCTCAAGGACGATGGTGCCACTGCCAACGCATACTGCAGTGGCATGGCGATCGCTGACCTGGGCTGTTCCTCTGGTCCAAACACGCTCGTGCTTGTGTCCATGGCCATTGACGCCGTCCGCCGCCACTGCTCGGAGCTCCAGCAGGAGCCACCAGAGCTCTGCATACACCTCAACGACCTCCCAAGCAATGACTTCAACTCGGTCATCAGGAGCCTGGCCACGTACATAAAAACCCAAGAAAGCTCCAGTCCTCCTGTCTTGGCCAGCATCGTTCCTGGCTCATTTCACGGGCGGCTCTTCAACAAGCGTAGCCTCCATCTAGTCTGCTCCACCGCTAGCTTCCACTGGCTCTCAAAG GCACCTGAAGACCTGGTGAGGAACGGAATCCCGTTTTACGACAGGGACGAGGTGGTGAGGCGTGCTCGACGTTCCATAGTCATCAAGGCCTATGCTCGGCAGTTTAACGATGACTTCACACGGATCTTGCATCTGCGAGCTCAAGAGATGGTTCCCGGAGGTCGGATGGTTTTCTCCCTTCTTGGACACCGTTCTGATGATAAGCCGGAGAGTGCCATTCTGCTTTTGGAATTCACAAATGCCATCCTACACGAAATGGCGTCAAAG GGTTTGATCGATAATGAGAAACTTGACTCTTTCTACATACCAATATACGGGCCGTCAGAGAAGGAGGTGCGAGAGATAATAGAAGCTGAGGGTTCATTTTCAATCGACAAGATGGCTGTCCATGAATCTCTTGATGGCATTGACGCGCCGAAGACAGCGGCGCGCGCTCTGAGAGCTGTAATGGAGGCGATCATAGCGCAGCATTTCGGGCCATCTGCAGATGCTATGGACGAGTTCTTAAAGATCACGGAGAAGTTCATCGAGATGGCGCCTCTAGATGCGTTCTCTCCAAACAAATCCAGCGCTTTCGTTGCTGCGTCCCTCACCAGGAGGACATGA
- the LOC8068782 gene encoding caffeine synthase 1 isoform X2 encodes MIEEAVASLLKDDGATANAYCSGMAIADLGCSSGPNTLVLVSMAIDAVRRHCSELQQEPPELCIHLNDLPSNDFNSVIRSLATYIKTQESSSPPVLASIVPGSFHGRLFNKRSLHLVCSTASFHWLSKAPEDLVRNGIPFYDRDEVVRRARRSIVIKAYARQFNDDFTRILHLRAQEMVPGGRMVFSLLGHRSDDKPESAILLLEFTNAILHEMASKGLIDNEKLDSFYIPIYGPSEKEVREIIEAEGSFSIDKMAVHESLDGIDAPKTAARALRAVMEAIIAQHFGPSADAMDEFLKITEKFIEMAPLDAFSPNKSSAFVAASLTRRT; translated from the exons ATGATAGAAGAAGCCGTGGCAAGCCTGCTCAAGGACGATGGTGCCACTGCCAACGCATACTGCAGTGGCATGGCGATCGCTGACCTGGGCTGTTCCTCTGGTCCAAACACGCTCGTGCTTGTGTCCATGGCCATTGACGCCGTCCGCCGCCACTGCTCGGAGCTCCAGCAGGAGCCACCAGAGCTCTGCATACACCTCAACGACCTCCCAAGCAATGACTTCAACTCGGTCATCAGGAGCCTGGCCACGTACATAAAAACCCAAGAAAGCTCCAGTCCTCCTGTCTTGGCCAGCATCGTTCCTGGCTCATTTCACGGGCGGCTCTTCAACAAGCGTAGCCTCCATCTAGTCTGCTCCACCGCTAGCTTCCACTGGCTCTCAAAG GCACCTGAAGACCTGGTGAGGAACGGAATCCCGTTTTACGACAGGGACGAGGTGGTGAGGCGTGCTCGACGTTCCATAGTCATCAAGGCCTATGCTCGGCAGTTTAACGATGACTTCACACGGATCTTGCATCTGCGAGCTCAAGAGATGGTTCCCGGAGGTCGGATGGTTTTCTCCCTTCTTGGACACCGTTCTGATGATAAGCCGGAGAGTGCCATTCTGCTTTTGGAATTCACAAATGCCATCCTACACGAAATGGCGTCAAAG GGTTTGATCGATAATGAGAAACTTGACTCTTTCTACATACCAATATACGGGCCGTCAGAGAAGGAGGTGCGAGAGATAATAGAAGCTGAGGGTTCATTTTCAATCGACAAGATGGCTGTCCATGAATCTCTTGATGGCATTGACGCGCCGAAGACAGCGGCGCGCGCTCTGAGAGCTGTAATGGAGGCGATCATAGCGCAGCATTTCGGGCCATCTGCAGATGCTATGGACGAGTTCTTAAAGATCACGGAGAAGTTCATCGAGATGGCGCCTCTAGATGCGTTCTCTCCAAACAAATCCAGCGCTTTCGTTGCTGCGTCCCTCACCAGGAGGACATGA
- the LOC110430990 gene encoding mitogen-activated protein kinase kinase 2-like, translating to MATPRKPIKLTLPSQETTIGKFLTHSGTFKDGDLRVNKDGLRIVSQSEGGEAPPIEPLDSQLSLDDLDVIKVIGKGNSGNVQLVRHKFTGQFFALKVIQLNIDESIRKQIAKELKINLSTQCQYVVVFYQCFYVNGAISIVLEYMDGGSLADFLKTVKTIPEDHLAAICKQVLKGLIHLHHERHIIHRDLKPSNILINHRGEVKISDFGVSAIISSSSGRDTFTGTYNYMAPERISGKKHGYMSDIWSLGLVILECATGIFPFPPRESFYELLEAVVEHPPPSAPSEEFSPQFCSFISSCIQKDANDRKSAQVLLDHPFLSMYDDLHVDLASYFTTAGSPLATFNSRQL from the exons ATGGCGACGCCACGGAAGCCAATCAAGCTTACGCTGCCGTCCCAAGAGACCACCATCGGCAAATTCTT GACGCATAGCGGGACGTTCAAGGACGGGGATCTGCGCGTCAACAAGGACGGCCTCCGCATCGTCTCGCAGAGCGAGGGAGGCGAG GCTCCTCCTATAGAGCCACTGGATAGTCAACTGAGCTTAGATGATCTAGACGTTATAAAAGTGATCGGGAAAGGTAACAGCGGAAATGTGCAATTGGTCCGCCACAAATTTACTGGCCAGTTTTTTGCTCTGAAG GTTATTCAACTAAATATTGATGAGAGTATACGCAAACAGATTGCCAAGGAGTTGAAAATAAACTTATCAACACAGTGCCAATATGTTGTTGTGTTCTATCAGTGCTTTTATGTCAATGGCGCCATTTCAATTGTTTTGGAGTACATGGATGGTGGTTCTCTTGCCGATTTCCTAAAGACTGTTAAAACCATTCCAGAGGACCACCTTGCTGCAATTTGTAAGCAG GTATTAAAAGGACTGATACACTTGCATCATGAGAGGCACATTATACACAGAGATCTGAAACCATCAAATATATTGATAAATCATAGGGGTGAAGTAAAAATATCGGACTTCGGTGTAAGTGCCATTATTTCTAGTTCCTCTGGACGAGATACATTTACCGGCACATACAACTACATGGCG CCTGAAAGAATCAGTGGCAAGAAGCATGGCTACATGAGTGATATCTGGAGTTTGGGGCTAGTGATTCTGGAATGTGCAACAGGAATTTTTCCATTTCCTCCTCGTGAAAGCTTTTACGAACTTCTTGAAGCTGTTGTTGAACATCCACCACCATCTGCACCGTCAGAAGAGTTTTCTCCGCAATTCTGCTCGTTCATTTCTTCATG TATCCAGAAGGATGCTAATGATAGAAAATCAGCACAAGTCTTATTA GATCATCCGTTCCTCAGCATGTACGATGACCTGCATGTTGATCTTGCTTCCTACTTTACTACTGCTGGATCTCCACTCGCCACCTTCAA TTCCAGgcaactctga
- the LOC110430991 gene encoding RNA-binding protein 1-like, translating into MDGRPPPPYYARSSALPEGYARPFAGEEHPSDSRVGYPNYLAPEGSVASYYTSRPSVLPGGPDVLRNDVMLQPSGYGYDGPVGVMNPALVGLTGLPVGAMPRGSSALEDPSLAGLSVRAPARALGPSPLKEEPDVVGRSSSLVPGASIPDVERHSTLQNFDGPSEDESNILFVDCLPTDCTRREVAHLFRVFPGFKDIRVVHKEPRRSGDKAYVLCFVEFENAKCAGCPMRELQGYCFDDRKPDSPRLKIQFARFPFALPAAQDHHKKR; encoded by the exons ATGGATGggcgaccgccgccgccgtactACGCCAGGTCTTCCGCGCTTCCCGAGGGCTACGCCAGGCCTTTCGCCGGTGAAGAACACCCATCAG ATTCCCGAGTTGGTTATCCTAATTATCTTGCACCTGAGGGCTCTGTAGCATCGTACTATACTTCAAGACCTTCTGTTCTACCGGGTGGACCAGATGTTCTTAGAAATGAT GTAATGTTGCAACCAAGTGGATATGGTTATGATGGTCCGGTAGGAGTGATGAATCCTGCTTTGGTTGGCCTGACTGGACTACCTGTTGGAGCTATGCCGCGAGGGTCTAGTGCTTTGGAAGACCCATCTTTGGCTGGGCTGAGTGTACGTGCTCCAGCCAGGGCACTGGGACCTAGTCCTTTGAAAGAAGAACCAGATGTAGTAGGGAGAAGTTCTTCTCTAGTCCCAGGTGCTAGTATTCCAGATGTTGAGCGCCACAGCACACTTCAAAACTTTGATGGGCCCTCAGAAGATGAATCCAACATTCTTTTTGTTGATTGTCTTCCTACTGATTGCACAAGGAGAGAAGTAGCTC ATTTGTTCCGTGTTTTTCCTGGCTTCAAGGACATCAGAGTAGTGCACAAGGAACCCAGACGT AGTGGTGACAAGGCTTATGTTCTGTGCTttgtggagtttgagaatgcaAAATGTGCAGGCTGTCCTATGAGAGAGTTACAAG GATACTGCTTTGATGACCGGAAGCCTGACAGCCCTCGTCTTAAGATCCAATTCGCAAGGTTCCCTTTCGCTTTGCCTGCCGCCCAGGATCATCATAAGAAACGCTAG